From Pseudomonas putida, one genomic window encodes:
- a CDS encoding phage holin family protein has product MDNDAIGTGASGRRLGAAILGLLHSHIELFGIELQEQKGRTLSLLLFAGLALVFALLLLTALSGLLLVLLWDSYRLAGIIGLCVFYGVAALYCGLRLKAAVFDESSPFGATLEELAKDRERLLP; this is encoded by the coding sequence ATGGACAATGACGCCATTGGCACCGGCGCTTCGGGCAGGCGCCTGGGCGCCGCGATACTGGGGCTGCTGCATAGCCATATCGAACTGTTCGGTATCGAACTGCAGGAGCAGAAAGGACGCACCCTGAGCCTGTTGCTGTTCGCCGGCCTGGCGCTGGTGTTCGCCCTGCTGCTGCTGACAGCCCTGTCAGGCCTGCTGCTGGTGTTGCTGTGGGACAGCTACCGCCTGGCCGGGATAATCGGCCTGTGTGTGTTTTATGGTGTGGCTGCGCTGTATTGCGGCCTCCGCTTGAAAGCCGCGGTGTTCGACGAGTCTTCGCCGTTTGGCGCCACCCTCGAAGAACTTGCCAAGGATCGGGAGCGTCTGCTGCCATGA